Proteins co-encoded in one Aspergillus flavus chromosome 2, complete sequence genomic window:
- a CDS encoding import inner membrane translocase subunit tim54 (TIM complex component Tim54), which translates to MAESSNSAAASGQTQTAAKPTKAPNPVWKMMGMPNFRLKLPSRNWMIFLTVTGSFTAALVYDRKQKKRAQQKWCDLVAHLSKESLPVDQTRRKLTVFLSAPPGDGLRVAREHFKEYVKPILVAAALDYQVIEGRREGEIRAGLAERIRKFRRKSGEPSTVVEETGIEEVVADAREKIGVVEEPVPKGDLIIGRNTWKEYIRGLHEGWLGPLDPPQPPLSTDVPSPSEGAETNGSPDDTPTAENSEKKEEPEKKDEKPSKPTGPTPAYITPADYSSQSLPRSLPQSLDGSVPIQFPHILGFLNTPIRIYRYLNQRYLADSVGREVAGIVLASTTRPYSDGSFSTDSELTPAGIDGAPASDNLLGGNYEQKTLLEEEEKDWHKSAHKKDEANPDKEREWVDSVVLDPRIAARMQRYVLSPEDEARSQRIAEGAEYILGEERPTPVPFWQRMWIKYGYGEDEETLKRKPIIGNIDGEDDQ; encoded by the exons ATGGCGGAATCTTCCAATTCCGCTGCGGCCTCTGGCCAGACTCAAACCGCGGCAAAGCCTACGAAGGCACCGAACCCAGTATGGAAAATGATGG GAATGCCTAACTTCCGTCTCAAACTTCCTTCCCGCAATTGGATGATCTTTCTCACAGTAACCGGCTCTTTCACCGCTGCCCTGGTCTATGACCGCAAACAGAAGAAGCGCGCACAACAAAAATGGTGTGACCTGGTAGCGCACCTCTCAAAGGAGTCTCTCCCAGTTGATCAAACACGGCGGAAACTCACAGTCTTTCTGTCGGCCCCTCCTGGCGATGGTCTCCGCGTTGCCCGTGAGCACTTTAAAGAATATGTCAAGCCCATACTGGTCGCCGCGGCTTTGGACTACCAGGTGATCGAAGGACGGCGAGAAGGCGAGATTCGGGCCGGGCTTGCGGAGCGAATTCGCAAGTTTAGAAGGAAGTCTGGCGAGCCAAGCACTGTGGTGGAAGAAACTGGCATTGAAGAGGTCGTTGCGGATGCCCGGGAGAAGATCGGAGTGGTAGAGGAACCAGTTCCCAAGGGCGATCTGATTATCGGACGTAATACCTGGAAAGAGTATATCCGAGGTCTCCATGAGGGCTGGCTTGGACCACTCGACCCTCCCCAGCCGCCTCTTTCGACAGATGTGCCGTCACCTTCCGAGGGAGCAGAGACCAATGGCTCTCCAGATGACACCCCTACCGCAGAGAACtccgagaagaaagaggaacctgagaagaaggatgagaagcctTCTAAGCCTACCGGCCCGACCCCAGCATACATCACTCCTGCCGACTACTCGTCGCAAAGCCTCCCACGATCTCTCCCACAGTCCTTAGACGGCTCCGTTCCGATCCAATTTCCTCACATTCTGGGATTCTTGAACACTCCTATCAGAATCTACCGATACTTGAACCAACGCTACCTCGCTGATAGCGTCGGACGAGAGGTTGCTGGCATCGTTCTCGCCTCGACCACCCGGCCATACAGCGACGGTTCATTCAGCACAGACTCCGAACTTACCCCAGCGGGTATCGACGGCGCTCCGGCCTCCGACAACCTCTTAGGTGGAAACTACGAACAAAAAACCCTtctcgaagaggaagaaaaggactGGCACAAATCCGCGCACAAGAAGGACGAGGCGAACCCTGATAAGGAACGCGAGTGGGTGGACTCTGTCGTTCTGGATCCCCGCATCGCAGCCCGGATGCAGCGCTACGTCCTTTCCCCCGAAGATGAAGCCCGCTCGCAACGGATTGCCGAGGGCGCAGAATACATCCTTGGTGAGGAACGGCCCACACCGGTTCCTTTCTGGCAGCGCATGTGGATCAAATACGGATACGGCGAGGACGAGGAAACCCTCAAGAGGAAGCCTATTATCGGAAACATTGACGGAGAGGACGACCAGTGA
- a CDS encoding uncharacterized protein (uncharacterized protein conserved in bacteria-domain containing protein), which translates to MSSSEPSKNLTGSNRRAVLSLTAKETKALLPQILAVDPHAPPTGIRCSRDTMPVLDSKYSPNLNTQVEVVNGDAFNIAISLTSPTDTKSVCVLNLASDKSAGGGWLRGALAQEEELCYRSSLSFTLKLRYYPLRNHDAIYSPTVIVFRENFTDGHRLMDLQRPESLPIVSVVSMAALRRPDVDRSTQPPRYKHIADRALTKDKMRVILRVAAYNKHRKLVLGAFGCGAFDNPKEEVANC; encoded by the coding sequence ATGTCCAGCTCCGAGCCTTCGAAGAACCTCACCGGCTCGAATAGGAGAGCTGTCTTGAGTTTAACTGCAAAGGAAACCAAGGCACTCCTCCCTCAGATCTTGGCTGTGGATCCCCACGCTCCTCCTACTGGGATTCGTTGCTCGCGGGATACGATGCCGGTGCTGGACTCTAAGTATAGTCCAAATCTCAACACCCAAGTGGAAGTTGTGAATGGCGACGCTTTCAATATAGCTATCAGCCTCACCAGCCCCACGGACACCAAAAGCGTCTGCGTACTGAATCTGGCTAGCGATAAGAGTGCAGGTGGTGGTTGGCTTCGGGGAGCCTTGgcccaggaggaagaacTTTGTTATCGCAGTAGTCTTAGTTTCACGCTTAAGCTACGATACTACCCTTTACGGAATCACGATGCTATTTACTCCCCAACGGTTATAGTGTTTCGTGAGAATTTCACAGACGGACACAGATTAATGGACCTACAAAGGCCCGAGTCTCTACCCATTGTCAGTGTGGTCAGTATGGCCGCACTGAGGAGGCCGGACGTAGACCGGAGCACACAGCCCCCACGGTACAAACACATCGCGGATCGCGCATTGACGAAGGACAAAATGCGTGTGATTCTCCGTGTTGCAGCCTACAACAAACATCGGAAACTTGTTCTAGGTGCCTTTGGCTGTGGTGCTTTCGATAACCCAAAGGAAGAGGTCGCGAATTGTTGA
- a CDS encoding putative caffeine-induced death protein Cid2, producing the protein MSRATSTSAPELSPQFCFNEKLLRDFLRLSRSTIDDSITQNLNALFTPSREGFDPSSTAVRQTDSKAGRTIDPAACQSFKDNVLFPSWQTRSDVLNYCAGVATSPDPDDPDLVLRQTESARDRERVVDERLDPYSARFFPREARTESLANLVRSQRSVEEIIRARTWGLVTERCNGSSTGWEEALNSWRERKQQ; encoded by the exons ATGTCTCGGGCAACGTCAACATCGGCTCCCGAACTGAGCCCCCAATTTTGCTTCAATGAGAAATTGCTCCGAG ATTTCCTACGTCTATCCAGATCGACAATAGATGATTCAATTACCCAGAACCTCAATGCTCTGTTCACTCCGTCGCGGGAGGGCTTCGATCCCTCGTCGACTGCGGTACGTCAAACAGATTCAAAAGCTGGGCGTACAATAGACCCTGCCGCTTGTCAGAGTTTCAAAGACAACGTTCTATTCCCCTCATGGCAGACACGGTCAGACGTGCTCAATTACTGCGCCGGCGTCGCTACAAGTCCCGACCCGGACGACCCGGATCTTGTCCTTCGACAGACCGAATCTGCCAGGGACCGAGAGCGAGTCGTCGATGAACGTCTAGACCCGTACTCTGCGCGGTTTTTCCCTCGCGAGGCACGAACCGAGTCACTAGCGAATCTTGTCCGGAGCCAGCGCAGCGTTGAGGAGATCATTCGCGCACGAACATGGGGTCTCGTGACCGAGAGATGCAATGGTTCATCAACAGGCTGGGAAGAAGCGCTCAATAGCTGGCGGGAAAGGAAACAACAATGA
- a CDS encoding N-terminal acetyltransferase A complex subunit nat1 (N-terminal acetyltransferase catalytic subunit Nat1, putative) has protein sequence MPQPLSSKDASLFRQVVRHYENKQHKKGIKTAEQILRKNPNHGDTLAMKALITSNLGQQEEAFAMAKEALKNDMKSHICWHVYGLLYRAEKNYEEAIKAYRFALRIEPESQPIQRDLALLQMQMRDYQGYIQSRTTMLQARPAFRQNWTALAIAHHLAGDLEEAEKVLTTYEETLKSTPPVSDMEHSEAVLYKNSIMAEAGKLEKALEHLETVGHRITDVLAVMEMKADYLLRLDRKAEAEVAYTALLDRNPENSMYYDALIRAKGIPDNDHKALKAVYDSWVEKNPRGDAPRRIPLDFLEGEDFKQAADAYLQRMLKKGVPSLFANIKSLYTNTWKRDTVQELVEGYVSVPQTNGSTEGEANGDNKDFLSSSHYFLAQHYNYHLSRNLTKAMEHVDKAIELSPKAVEYQMTKARIWKHYGNLEKAAEEMEKARQLDEKDRYINSKAAKYQLRNNDNDKALENMSKFTRNEAVGGAMGDLHEMQCVWYLTEDGEAYLRQKKLGLALKRFHGIYNIFDTWQEDQFDFHSFSLRKGMVRAYVDMVRWEDRLRQHPFFTRAALSAIRAYLLLHDQPDLAHGPLPNGADGDADSAERKKALKKAKKEQERLEKIEADKRAARKAASTKGGDGEVKKEDPDPLGNKLVQTQDPLKEASKFLTPLLEFSPKSIEAQNLGFEVYLRRGKYALALKCLSAAHAIDASNPTLHIQLLRFRKALDGLSEPLPPQVAEVVNAEFETLLPKAQNLDEWNESFLSTHKDSAPHTQAALTCRQLLKADSKAQCEKDLTATLDSQVDSIETALAGLQLLDEWKSDQAAKAAYAEKAKSKWPESSVFQLN, from the exons ATGCCACAACCATTGAGCTCTAAGGACGCTTCCTTGTTCCGTCAGGTGGTTCGCCACTATGAAAATAAACAACATAAGAAGG GTATCAAGACCGCGGAGCAAATTCTTCGGAAGAACCCCAACCATGGCGATACCCTAGCAATGAAGGCCTTGATTACCAGTAACCTTGGTCAGCAAGAAGAGGCCTTTGCGATGGCTAAGGAAGCTCTCAAGAATGACATGAAATCGCACATCTGTTGGCACGTTTACGGTCTGCTATATCGAGCGGAGAAGAACTATGAGGAGGCAATCAAGGCATACAGATTCGCATTAAGGATCGAACCGGAGTCTCAGCCTATCCAGCGTGACCTTGCCCTCCTTCAGATGCAAATGCGGGATTACCAGGGATATATCCAGAGCCGAACCACCATGCTCCAGGCCCGGCCTGCTTTCCGCCAGAACTGGACGGCTTTGGCTATCGCACATCACTTGGCAGGAGACCTGGAagaggcggagaaggtgTTGACGACGTACGAGGAGACCTTGAAGTCCACGCCGCCAGTCTCCGACATGGAGCACTCGGAAGCCGTCCTGTACAAGAATTCGATTATGGCCGAGGCAGGCAAGCTCGAAAAGGCTTTAGAACACCTTGAAACTGTGGGTCACAGGATTACGGATGTGCTGGCCGTCATGGAGATGAAGGCGGACTACCTTCTGCGGCTTGACAGGAAGGCAGAGGCAGAGGTCGCGTACACTGCCCTTCTCGACCGCAACCCCGAAAACTCGATGTATTATGATGCTCTGATCAGAGCTAAGGGTATTCCCGATAATGACCACAAGGCTCTGAAGGCTGTATACGACTCTTGGGTCGAGAAGAACCCTCGTGGTGATGCTCCTCGTCGAATCCCCTTGGACTTCTTGGAGGGTGAGGATTTCAAGCAGGCTGCGGATGCTTACCTGCAGCGTATGCTCAAGAAAGGCgtcccttctctttttgcgAACATCAAATCCCTGTACACCAACACATGGAAGCGTGACACAGTGCAAGAGTTGGTGGAAGGCTACGTTTCCGTACCTCAAACCAACGGTTCTACGGAGGGTGAGGCGAACGGCGACAACAAGgacttcctttcttcctcccattACTTCCTTGCACAGCACTACAACTATCACCTCAGCCGTAATCTGACCAAGGCCATGGAACATGTCGACAAGGCTATCGAACTGTCTCCTAAGGCCGTAGAATACCAGATGACTAAGGCCAGGATATGGAAGCATTATGGTAACCTCGAGAAAGCGGcagaggaaatggaaaaggcTAGgcagctggatgagaaggaccGTTATATTAACTCCAAGGCCGCCAAGTACCAACTTCGCAATAATGACAACGACAAGGCACTTGAGAACATGAGCAAGTTTACTCGGAATGAGGCTGTCGGTGGTGCGATGGGCGACCTTCACGAAATGCAATGTGTCTGGTATCTGACCGAGGACGGCGAGGCTTATCTGCGCCAGAAGAAACTTGGGCTTGCGCTTAAGCGCTTCCATGGCATCTACAATATCTTCGACACTTGGCAAGAAGACCAGTTTGATTTCCATAGCTTCTCATTGAGGAAGGGCATGGTCAGGGCATATGTTGACATGGTCCGCTGGGAGGATCGCTTGCGCCAGCATCCCTTCTTTACCAGGGCGGCACTTTCTGCCATCAGGGCGTACCTGCTTCTCCACGATCAACCAGACCTCGCTCATGGACCCTTGCCCAACGGTGCCGATGGTGACGCTGACAGCGCTGAGCGGAAGAAGGCTctcaagaaggccaagaaggagcaaGAGCgactggagaagattgaggcCGACAAGAGAGCGGCAAGGAAAGCAGCAAGCACCAagggtggtgatggtgaagtgaagaaggaagaccCTGACCCACTTGGCAACAAGCTTGTTCAGACCCAGGATCCACTCAAAGAGGCAAGCAAGTTCCTGACTCCGCTCTTGGAGTTCAGCCCTAAGAGCATTGAGGCCCAGAATCTTGGATTCGAGGTCTATCTCAGGAGAG GCAAATATGCGCTCGCGCTCAAGTGCCTCTCGGCCGCCCATGCAATTGATGCTTCCAACCCAACCCTTCACATTCAGCTTCTCCGTTTCCGCAAGGCATTGGATGGACTCTCCGAGCCACTGCCACCTCAGGTGGCCGAGGTTGTAAATGCCGAGTTTGAGACTCTGCTCCCGAAGGCTCAGAACCTCGACGAGTGGAACGAGTCTTTCCTCTCGACACACAAGGACAGCGCCCCTCACACACAAGCAGCCCTGACATGCCGACAGCTGCTGAAAGCCGACTCGAAGGCGCAGTGCGAGAAAGATCTCACCGCCACCCTTGACTCGCAAGTTGATAGTATCGAGACCGCTCTTGCTGGCCTGCAATTGTTGGACGAATGGAAAAGCGACCAGGCCGCAAAGGCCGCTTACGCtgagaaggccaagagcAAGTGGCCTGAGTCGTCAGTATTCCAGCTGAACTAA
- a CDS encoding putative formamidopyrimidine-DNA glycosylase (unnamed protein product) encodes MPELAEVSRIVHFIRQHLVGKTLAKVSTQNDDIVYGKAGTSASEFQKAMEGKKIVGAGQQGKYFWIAMASPPHVVMHFGMAGWLKIRNADTYYYRTDKPQDKEWPPKYWKFLLETDEDPKTEAAFVDFRRLGRIRLVDCPAEQIRKFSPLKENGPDPVADKDTVTEDWLASKLRSKKVPVKALLLDQANISGIGNWMGDEILYHARIHPEQYSNTLTDDQVKELHSALHYVCSISVDLLADSEKFPEDWLFKYRWSKGKKNASPTLPNGDKITFLTVGGRTSAVVPSVQKKTGPVSKDIKTEDDGTQNKRKRGIVPKVESDAEASEEEPKAKKAGSKKGAQPTKKADDEKKPEVDGTSAGRRRSARLKK; translated from the exons ATGCCTGAGCTAGCCGAAGTCTCACGTATCGTCCATTTCATACGCCAGCATCTTGTCGGCAAGACCCTCGCCAAGGTATCTACGCAAAATGATGACATTGTCTATGGTAAAGCGGGGACGAGTGCCTCGGAATTTCAGAAAGCAatggaaggaaagaagatcgTTGGTGCAGGGCAGCAAGGCAAATACTTCTGGATAGCCATGGCGTCGCCGCCGCATGTCGTAATGCATTTTGGCATGGCAGGCTGGCTGAAAATTCGAAATGCTGATACATACTACTACCGGACTGACAAGCCACAAGACAAAGAATGGCCCCCAAAGTACTGGAAGTTCTTGCTGGAAACGGATGAGGACCCAAAGACAGAGGCTGCATTTGTTGACTTCCGCAGACTAGGCAGGATAAGACTGGTGGACTGTCCTGCGGAGCAGATTCGGAAGTTCAGCCCCCTCAAAGAGAACGGCCCAGACCCTGTAGCGGATAAGGACACGGTGACAGAAGACTGGCTGGCGAGCAAGCTAAGGAGCAAAAAGGTCCCCGTCAAGGCTTTACTTTTGGACCAAGCGAACATAAGCGGGATTGGGAATTGGATGGG AGATGAGATTCTCTACCATGCAAGAATTCACCCAGAGCAATACAGCAACACCTTGACTGACGATCAAGTCAAAGAACTTCACTCAGCCCTTCATTACGTCTGCTCAATCTCAGTGGATTTGCTAGCAGATTCCGAAAAGTTTCCTGAGGATTGGCTGTTCAAATACCGATGGTcgaaagggaagaagaatgcCTCTCCCACTCTACCGAATGGTGATAAGATTACCTTCCTTACTGTCGGTGGTAGGACAAGTGCTGTGGTCCCAAGTGTGCAGAAAAAGACCGGTCCTGTATCGAAGGACATCAAGACTGAGGATGACGGTACGCAGAATAAACGGAAGCGAGGAATAGTGCCTAAAGTTGAAAGTGATGCGGAGGCAAGCGAGGAAGAGCCAAAGGCGAAGAAAGCAGGATCAAAAAAAGGAGCCCAACCGACCAAGAAAGCcgacgacgagaagaaacccGAAGTAGACGGTACATCGGCTGGGAGAAGGCGTTCTGCTCGGCTCAAGAAATGA
- a CDS encoding serine/threonine-protein kinase cot-1 (serine/threonine protein kinase, putative), giving the protein MDPNNNRLHLNFGYNERGFNAAANNRAYPTTPSAFPQPIYQNQGPQDYMDAQNGAYNQGYFMANPYPPQAAYAQQHYGQSNLQSPQPAYQSRMGYSANDGTNGLIQQFSNQDLNSNRTGFFGRSASPAQRPRTAGSSAPGQQQPGHLAPPMPRSPRTPAENEELQRYPERYSENIHKRGKAAKELVNVFFHENIERARDRNMRSTNLDKMIQDPSISKDAKRQEGETIAKKESNFLRFLRTKETPSNFQTIKVIGKGAFGEVKLVQRKTDGKIYALKSLIKTEMFKKDQLAHVRAERDILADSKDNPWLVKLHASFQDSAYLYLLMEFLPGGDLMTMLIKYEIFSEDITRFYMAEIVMAIEAVHKLGFLHRDIKPDNILLDRGGHVKLTDFGLSTGGKKTHDNSYYQNLLKNSTSKDKNRNSGYFNDAINLTVSNRGQINTWRKSRRAMAYSTVGTPDYIAPEIFNGQGYTYLCDWWSVGAIMFECLVGWPPFCAEDTTDTYRKIVNWRECLYFPEELTLSRESEGLIRSFLCDAEHRVGNDGGQFGGATQIKNHPFFRGVVWEQLRNIRAPFEPRLSSNIDVSYFPIDEIPQEDTSAIHRAQARAMPEEQEAEMSLPFIGYTYKAFNAFQNN; this is encoded by the exons ATGGATCCCAATAATAACCGTCTCCACCTGAACTTCGGGTACAACGAGCGTGGTTTCAATGCGGCGGCCAACAACCGCGCATATCCCACAACTCCTTCCGCTTTCCCTCAGCCGATCTACCAGAACCAAGGCCCTCAGGACTACATGGATGCTCAAAACGGAGCTTACAACCAGGGATATTTCATGGCAAACCCATACCCTCCTCAAGCCGCCTATGCTCAGCAGCACTATGGACAATCAAACTTGCAGTCCCCGCAGCCCGCATATCAATCACGCATGGGATACAGCGCCAACGATGGAACCAACGGCCTCATCCAGCAGTTCTCCAACCAGGACCTGAACTCAAACCGCACTGGCTTCTTCGGTCGCTCTGCCTCTCCTGCTCAGAGACCTCGTACGGCTGGCTCGTCTGCCCCCGGACAGCAACAGCCTGGCCACCTAGCCCCGCCAATGCCTCGCAGCCCCCGTACTCCCGCCGAGAACGAAGAACTCCAACGCTACCCAGAGCGATACTCAGAGAATATCCATAAGCGTGGTAAGGCCGCGAAAGAGCTGGTGAACGTTTTCTTCCACGAGAACATTGAGCGTGCGCGCGATCGTAACATGCG TTCAACGAATCTGGACAAGATGATCCAGGACCCGAGTATCTCCAAGGATGCGAAGCGTCAGGAGGGAGAAACTATTGCGAAGAAGGAGTCGAACTTCCTCCGATTCCTCCGGACCAAGGAGACACCGTCGAACTTCCAGACTATCAAGGTTATTGGAAAGGGTGCATTCGGTGAGGTTAAGCTTGTGCAAAGGAAGACCGACGGCAAGATCTATGCGCTCAAGTCTTTGATCAAGACTGAGATGTTTAAGAAGGATCAGCTGGCTCACGTTCGCGCCGAACGTGATATCTTGGCTGACTCCAAGGATAACCCATGGCTTGTGAAGTTGCACGCTTCGTTCCAGGACTCCGCATACCTCTACCTGTTGATGGAGTTCTTACCTGGTGGTGACCTGATGACCATGTTAATCAAGTACGAAATTTTCTCCGAAGACATTACTAGATTCTACATGGCAGAGATTGTGATGGCTATCGAAGCAGTCCACAAACTAGGCTTCCTTCATCG TGATATTAAGCCTGACAATATTCTTCTCGACCGTGGTGGTCATGTTAAGCTTACCGATTTCGGTCTCTCGACTGGTGGCAAGAAGACTCACGACAATTCGTACTATCAAAACTTGTTGAAAAATTCTACCTCCAAGGATAAGAACCGTAACTCGGGATACTTTAACGATGCGATTAACCTGACGGTATCAAACCGTGGCCAAATTAATACCTGGAGAAAGTCCCGTCGAGCCATGGCTTATTCAACGGTTGGCACGCCTGACTACATTGCACCTGAAATCTTCAACGGCCAAGGATATACTTATCTTTGCGATTGGTGGTCAGTCGGTGCCATCATGTTTGAATGTCTTGTGGGATGGCCACCTTTCTGTGCCGAAGACACCACCGATACCTACCGGAAGATCGTGAACTGGAGGGAGTGTCTCTACTTCCCTGAAGAGCTTACTCTTTCCCGCGAATCCGAGGGCTTAATCCGAAG CTTCCTTTGTGACGCAGAGCACCGTGTTGGCAACGACGGCGGCCAATTCGGTGGTGCCACACAAATCAAGAACCATCCGTTCTTCCGTGGTGTTGTTTGGGAGCAGCTTCGCAATATTCGTGCTCCATTCGAACCTCGATTGAGCTCCAATATTGACGTGTCATACTTCCCTATTGACGAAATTCCTCAGGAAGATACCAGTGCTATCCATCGTGCTCAGGCCCGTGCCATGCCCGAGGAACAGGAGGCTGAAATGAGCCTTCCGTTTATCGGATACACATACAAGGCATTCAATGCCTTCCAGAACAACTGA